From one Lactiplantibacillus paraplantarum genomic stretch:
- a CDS encoding biotin--[acetyl-CoA-carboxylase] ligase, translated as MANQIAVLRLLIQAAPAYCSGDWLAQQLAISRTAIWKLVQGLQAAGHTIESRHGRGYRYVANNQLSAPAIEYGLETLPPFKVTVLPTVDSTNAYLRRLVTKMPLTVPTVVVADTQTAGYGRSGREFYSPSQTGIYMSIGLPINSRNVLDAGLLTTSTAVVVAQTLQQLFDVHVSLKWVNDVLVNQHKVVGILSEGITSLETGQISAVIIGIGINLTTTVFPTMLAHKAGSVVANKTSVTRNQVIRELLRRFFDGYPTYRSGNFMAAYRQLSMVINQQVELRSGAQIYRGVVTDIDARGALVVRLETDQVRHFSSGEITKVNLLTGGYHG; from the coding sequence ATGGCAAATCAAATCGCGGTTTTACGCTTGCTAATTCAAGCGGCACCCGCGTATTGTTCAGGTGATTGGTTAGCACAACAACTCGCAATCAGTCGAACTGCTATTTGGAAATTAGTACAGGGATTGCAGGCGGCGGGCCATACCATTGAAAGTCGGCATGGACGCGGTTATCGATATGTCGCTAATAATCAACTAAGTGCTCCGGCAATTGAGTACGGGCTTGAGACATTGCCACCGTTCAAGGTGACGGTTCTGCCGACGGTTGATTCAACGAATGCCTATTTACGTCGACTGGTCACCAAGATGCCGCTAACGGTTCCAACGGTGGTTGTTGCCGACACGCAAACAGCTGGTTATGGCCGGTCGGGTCGTGAATTTTATTCGCCAAGTCAGACGGGAATTTATATGAGTATTGGTCTACCAATCAATAGCCGGAATGTGCTAGATGCAGGATTGTTGACCACTAGTACCGCAGTGGTGGTTGCCCAAACATTGCAGCAACTTTTTGATGTCCATGTTTCCTTAAAGTGGGTCAATGACGTGCTGGTCAATCAGCATAAAGTGGTTGGCATTTTATCAGAGGGCATCACCAGCCTTGAAACTGGACAGATTTCAGCTGTCATCATCGGTATTGGAATTAATCTGACCACGACGGTTTTTCCAACGATGCTGGCCCATAAAGCTGGTTCGGTCGTGGCTAATAAGACTAGTGTGACGCGTAATCAAGTTATTCGTGAGCTGTTACGGCGGTTCTTTGACGGCTACCCAACGTATCGCAGTGGTAATTTCATGGCGGCTTATCGGCAATTGTCAATGGTCATCAATCAGCAGGTGGAGCTGCGGAGTGGTGCCCAAATATATCGTGGGGTTGTTACGGACATTGATGCGCGTGGTGCACTGGTTGTTCGATTGGAGACAGACCAGGTTCGCCACTTCAGCTCAGGCGAAATCACTAAAGTGAATCTACTGACCGGTGGTTATCATGGATAA
- a CDS encoding Xaa-Pro dipeptidyl-peptidase: protein MKNNQFAIVPTDSEAAIAELTKIHFITPDMDALTTVPAVYQALLAKSLPEVHTASGLKHKFNNIMATSQHTLTEWLTDATIVNNQVFYNVGLQLLGFLPGQDFELADPLLAMRDIHLPMVGDSAFDREALYYAWYLLLNTRGNNGQTLIEALTTRGYFVPFYQLPNEQKPLFFNGKAQAVFDTHTLMRDVVYVEAPLDTDHDGQRDLLKVEILRPAETATGLKVPVLYTASPYNQGINDQAGDAQMHSVDVPLTAKEPDDNTYADIEYHPANVKLPAARTAEATTTTAEETFSREKSYTLNDYFLARGFAVVYAAGIGSIDSDGLAPTGDVDETTSTVAIIEWLTGKRQAFTNRDGDVAIKAWWCNGAVAMTGRSYLGTLATAAATTGVAGLKTIISEAAISSWYDYYRDNGLVVAPDTFQGEDTDVLAAEVFSRSLKAGDAHQIQPAFDQKLAELTADQDRASGNYTRFWDERNYLKNVDNIKADIVMVHGLNDWNVKPRNVANLWDKLQAVPVTKKLILHQGQHIYINNLQSLDFTDMMNLWLSHKLYDLDNHADTLLPNVLVQDNTQAQTWHGYDNWWQDTTDALDFKVQYKELVPADHTVDQRAAHFTDKLPDKLFDHYKNHLDAWQRDLLQEDKLNPLYDHRLLFKSWQAPEDQLLVGVPHVTGSVAVNQNFGMLSFMLIDYGAARRLTVSPQMLAAKALDLGYHWREDDLKDFKLAGETPFKMITNGHLNLQNRHHPWHAETIQPNAFYDFAVDLQPLFHHLLKGHQLGLVIYATDMKMTIRGNQDLQYSLNLNDIRLHVPMKKITD from the coding sequence ATGAAAAACAATCAATTTGCAATCGTCCCGACCGATTCGGAAGCTGCGATTGCCGAACTCACCAAGATTCATTTTATTACGCCCGACATGGACGCCCTGACTACTGTGCCAGCCGTCTATCAAGCCCTTCTTGCCAAAAGCTTGCCAGAAGTCCACACGGCCAGTGGGTTAAAGCACAAATTTAATAACATCATGGCAACTAGTCAGCACACCCTGACTGAATGGCTCACAGATGCTACTATCGTTAACAATCAAGTCTTCTACAACGTCGGCCTACAATTGTTAGGCTTTTTACCCGGACAAGATTTCGAACTGGCTGATCCCCTCCTCGCTATGCGCGACATCCACTTACCAATGGTTGGTGACAGTGCCTTTGATCGTGAAGCCCTCTACTACGCATGGTACTTACTATTAAACACCCGCGGTAATAATGGGCAAACCTTGATTGAGGCACTGACGACTCGGGGTTACTTCGTGCCGTTCTATCAATTACCAAACGAACAAAAACCACTCTTCTTCAATGGTAAAGCCCAAGCAGTTTTCGACACCCACACCCTCATGCGTGATGTTGTGTACGTTGAAGCACCGCTAGACACCGATCATGACGGCCAACGCGACCTGCTCAAAGTTGAGATTCTTCGACCAGCTGAAACTGCTACGGGTTTAAAGGTTCCGGTTCTCTACACAGCCAGTCCTTATAATCAGGGTATTAATGACCAGGCTGGCGATGCCCAAATGCACAGCGTGGACGTCCCACTGACCGCTAAAGAACCGGATGACAATACTTACGCGGACATCGAGTACCATCCAGCCAATGTTAAACTACCAGCCGCTCGAACTGCCGAAGCAACGACCACTACGGCGGAAGAAACTTTTAGTCGTGAAAAATCCTATACACTTAACGATTATTTCTTAGCTCGGGGATTTGCCGTCGTTTATGCGGCCGGCATCGGCTCGATTGACTCGGATGGCCTAGCACCTACAGGCGATGTCGATGAAACAACGTCAACAGTCGCAATTATTGAGTGGCTGACTGGCAAACGTCAAGCCTTCACCAATCGCGATGGTGATGTTGCTATTAAGGCTTGGTGGTGCAATGGCGCCGTTGCCATGACTGGACGTTCTTACTTGGGGACTTTAGCAACGGCTGCCGCCACAACTGGTGTCGCCGGGCTTAAGACCATTATTTCTGAAGCTGCTATTTCAAGTTGGTATGATTATTATCGTGACAATGGCTTAGTCGTCGCTCCGGACACATTTCAAGGTGAAGACACCGATGTATTGGCTGCTGAAGTCTTTTCACGGAGCCTAAAAGCCGGTGATGCCCATCAGATCCAACCCGCTTTCGATCAGAAGCTGGCGGAACTGACCGCTGATCAAGACCGGGCAAGTGGTAATTACACCCGATTCTGGGACGAACGTAACTATCTCAAAAACGTTGACAATATCAAGGCCGATATCGTGATGGTCCACGGGCTCAATGACTGGAACGTCAAGCCACGTAATGTCGCCAATTTGTGGGATAAACTACAAGCTGTCCCCGTAACTAAGAAACTCATTTTGCATCAAGGCCAACATATCTACATCAATAATTTACAATCACTCGACTTCACCGATATGATGAACTTATGGTTGAGTCACAAATTATATGATTTAGATAATCACGCTGATACGTTACTACCAAACGTCTTAGTGCAAGACAACACGCAAGCACAGACTTGGCATGGCTATGACAATTGGTGGCAAGACACAACCGACGCTTTAGATTTCAAAGTCCAGTATAAGGAATTAGTTCCGGCCGACCACACTGTCGATCAGCGTGCCGCCCATTTTACGGACAAATTACCTGATAAGTTATTTGACCACTACAAAAACCACTTAGATGCTTGGCAGCGCGACTTATTACAAGAAGACAAGTTGAATCCACTCTATGATCATCGTCTCTTATTCAAGTCTTGGCAGGCGCCTGAAGATCAACTATTAGTAGGGGTCCCGCACGTCACCGGTTCCGTGGCCGTCAATCAAAACTTTGGTATGCTGAGTTTCATGTTGATTGATTACGGTGCTGCCCGTCGTTTGACTGTTAGCCCGCAAATGCTAGCGGCCAAAGCACTAGACTTAGGCTATCATTGGCGCGAAGATGACTTGAAAGACTTCAAGTTAGCAGGTGAAACACCGTTCAAGATGATTACTAATGGTCATCTCAACTTGCAGAACCGCCACCATCCATGGCATGCAGAGACGATTCAACCAAATGCATTTTACGACTTTGCGGTGGATCTACAACCACTCTTCCACCACCTGCTTAAGGGCCATCAACTTGGCCTGGTCATTTACGCAACCGACATGAAGATGACAATTCGGGGAAATCAGGACCTGCAGTACTCACTCAATCTAAATGATATTCGTTTGCACGTTCCAATGAAAAAAATAACGGACTAA
- a CDS encoding amino acid permease encodes MGIFQRIFQKEDLERYLQKDSHFERTLSAVDLIALGIGAVIGTGIFILPGTVAATKAGPGIILSFVLAAIVCAVAAMCYAEFASVLPIAGSAYSYGNIVYGEMIGWIIGWALVLEYVLAVATVAVGWAAYFNSFIAGFGLKLPKAITGSFDPAHGTYINIVAILIVCLIAWIIDTGLKTSIRLNNIIVVVKLAIIVLFLLVGSFYVKPSNWTPFAPFGGMGILKGAAVVFFAYLGFDAVSSSAAEVKNAKRNMPIGIIGTLVICTIFYILVSGVLTGMVSYKQLNVDDAVAFALQLVHQNFVAGIISIGALAGMFTMMVTMIYSSSRLLYSIGRDGLLPRFLGKIDKHHAPKNAMLTVTIVISILGGLVPLDQLANLVNIGTLIAFAFVSFGILLLRRNPKLNQIKGFRVPLYPALPVISGLLCLFMMTQLSKETWLASLAWFVLGLIIYFGYGIRHSRMNKTDD; translated from the coding sequence ATGGGGATTTTCCAGCGTATTTTCCAAAAAGAAGATTTGGAGCGCTATTTACAAAAAGATAGTCATTTTGAACGTACCCTCTCGGCAGTCGATTTGATTGCCTTAGGGATTGGAGCCGTGATTGGGACTGGGATTTTCATTCTTCCCGGAACCGTGGCCGCAACTAAGGCGGGGCCCGGAATTATTTTATCCTTCGTCTTAGCCGCCATCGTGTGTGCCGTAGCCGCAATGTGTTACGCCGAATTTGCATCAGTCCTACCAATTGCTGGCTCAGCGTACTCGTATGGGAACATCGTCTATGGTGAGATGATTGGTTGGATCATTGGTTGGGCCCTCGTGCTTGAATACGTATTAGCCGTCGCAACCGTGGCCGTTGGTTGGGCCGCATACTTCAATTCATTCATCGCTGGCTTTGGTCTCAAACTGCCTAAAGCGATTACCGGCTCATTCGATCCCGCACACGGCACCTATATTAACATCGTCGCAATTTTGATTGTCTGCTTAATTGCTTGGATTATCGACACTGGTTTGAAAACATCGATTCGTTTAAATAATATTATTGTGGTGGTTAAATTAGCCATTATTGTCCTTTTCTTACTAGTTGGTTCGTTTTATGTTAAACCAAGTAACTGGACACCCTTTGCGCCATTCGGAGGCATGGGCATTCTCAAGGGGGCGGCAGTTGTCTTCTTTGCTTACTTAGGATTTGACGCCGTTTCTTCATCCGCGGCCGAAGTCAAAAATGCCAAACGAAATATGCCCATTGGAATTATTGGGACGTTAGTCATTTGTACCATCTTCTACATTCTCGTTTCCGGCGTTCTAACTGGGATGGTTTCATACAAGCAATTAAACGTTGACGATGCTGTTGCGTTCGCCTTACAACTTGTCCATCAAAACTTCGTTGCCGGTATCATTTCGATTGGGGCTCTTGCCGGAATGTTTACGATGATGGTAACAATGATCTATAGTAGTTCGCGGTTATTATATTCAATCGGCCGTGATGGTTTACTGCCACGTTTCTTAGGCAAAATTGATAAACATCATGCACCCAAGAACGCAATGCTGACAGTCACAATCGTCATTTCGATTCTCGGTGGTTTGGTTCCCTTAGATCAGTTAGCAAACCTTGTTAATATTGGAACGCTGATTGCCTTTGCCTTCGTTTCTTTCGGCATTCTACTATTACGTCGCAACCCTAAGCTTAACCAAATCAAAGGCTTCCGAGTGCCACTTTACCCGGCACTACCAGTTATTTCTGGACTACTCTGCCTGTTTATGATGACACAGTTATCCAAAGAAACTTGGCTAGCTTCACTAGCTTGGTTTGTACTGGGCCTCATTATTTATTTTGGTTATGGGATTCGACACAGTCGGATGAATAAAACTGACGACTAA
- a CDS encoding OsmC family protein has product MSNFPVLYTTHAVNEDGIEGQAYVPEGLRVAVSSPLKAVPGTNPEQLIGLALSTCLNATLEAIEKEHGQNHQSKVDTTVKMSRDRFGYQFFLDARVTIPEVDAETAAHWLAIAETRCPVAKLVGSSANVTIQLAE; this is encoded by the coding sequence TTGAGTAATTTTCCAGTCTTGTATACAACCCATGCAGTTAATGAAGATGGTATTGAAGGTCAAGCGTATGTTCCTGAAGGATTACGGGTCGCGGTGTCGAGTCCATTAAAGGCGGTCCCTGGTACTAATCCGGAACAGTTGATCGGATTAGCTCTCAGTACGTGTCTCAACGCCACTTTAGAAGCCATCGAAAAGGAACACGGACAAAATCATCAAAGCAAAGTTGATACAACGGTCAAAATGTCTCGGGATCGTTTTGGCTACCAGTTCTTTTTAGACGCCCGCGTCACTATTCCAGAAGTGGATGCTGAAACGGCAGCACATTGGCTTGCTATTGCGGAGACGCGTTGCCCGGTAGCTAAACTAGTTGGATCATCAGCCAATGTGACAATTCAGTTGGCCGAATAG
- a CDS encoding acyltransferase family protein — translation MNENLRSVNMSRTMSRMNRHRMNPRRYITGFDGIRTLAVLGVIIYHLMPASLQGGYLGVPIFFVVSGYLITDILLQDILTRGHVRIWRFLGHRMRRLYPAFVTMLLGTTAYITLFQRSLLTNIRATVLTNLVYVYNWFEINHGQSYFDRFNGESPFTHLWSLSIEGQYYLFWPLVIGILMVIFKKRSRIFWFMMIAAGISAITMAMLYDPANTNRVYYGTDTRMFAILLGSGLAFIWPSRELSADIANVNRVTLDILGGASLVAIIWMFFQMSGQSDFTYRGGMLLFTILSTVLVATVAHPASHLNRVLTNPLFKYVGQRSYGIYLYQFPVMIFYETKVKNIGDHLLLNSLIEVALILVVTELSYRFIENPMRHYDYSRLFIDFKDFLRRPKFNRVTTAIVALTTVLFVITAVGFVQQPSKAEANKKTELQKTIAANSKAADKKNAAALKRQKAAQAAAASSKKVATEKMQTKQAEAKLNSKQKQVAKDYDLKPQVVLAMADTDLTAIGDSVLLDFSSDLQDVIPGAVVQGRVGRQVTEVPGIINSLKSQGQLAHNVLLNIGTNGTITNDQAEQVVKLIGKDRQIFWVTAHVPTQSWQNQVNAQIAKTAKQHANVHVIDWHGRAQNQSGWFAADNVHPNPTGNRQLTNLIANRIAEVNNN, via the coding sequence ATGAATGAAAATTTGCGGAGCGTAAATATGAGCCGAACAATGAGCCGGATGAATCGACACCGAATGAATCCGCGGCGATATATTACCGGGTTTGATGGTATCCGGACATTGGCGGTATTAGGTGTCATTATCTATCATTTGATGCCGGCCTCGCTACAAGGTGGTTATTTAGGAGTACCAATCTTCTTCGTTGTTTCAGGTTATTTGATTACAGATATTTTATTACAAGACATTTTAACACGGGGGCATGTCCGTATTTGGCGGTTTCTTGGGCACCGGATGCGCCGATTATATCCGGCTTTTGTCACAATGCTACTAGGAACGACGGCGTATATTACGTTATTTCAACGCTCGTTACTGACGAATATTCGGGCAACCGTGTTAACCAACTTAGTCTACGTTTATAATTGGTTTGAAATCAATCATGGTCAGAGTTATTTTGATCGTTTTAACGGCGAGTCACCATTTACACATCTATGGTCACTTTCCATTGAAGGTCAATATTATCTATTTTGGCCATTAGTGATTGGCATCTTGATGGTCATCTTTAAGAAACGTTCGCGAATTTTTTGGTTTATGATGATAGCTGCTGGTATCTCAGCAATAACCATGGCCATGTTATATGATCCGGCTAATACTAACCGGGTGTATTACGGGACTGATACGCGGATGTTCGCAATTCTGTTGGGGTCCGGGCTAGCCTTTATTTGGCCATCGCGGGAATTATCAGCGGACATTGCTAATGTTAATCGTGTGACATTGGATATTCTAGGTGGGGCCTCGTTAGTTGCAATTATTTGGATGTTTTTCCAGATGTCCGGCCAATCCGATTTCACTTATCGCGGTGGGATGCTGTTATTTACGATTCTATCAACAGTACTCGTGGCAACTGTCGCTCATCCGGCTAGCCATCTTAACCGGGTATTAACAAATCCATTGTTTAAGTATGTAGGTCAGCGGAGTTATGGGATTTATTTGTATCAGTTTCCAGTCATGATTTTTTATGAAACTAAAGTTAAAAATATTGGGGATCACTTGCTACTTAATAGTTTGATTGAAGTGGCGCTGATTCTAGTTGTGACGGAATTGAGTTATCGATTTATTGAAAATCCAATGCGGCATTATGATTATAGCCGGTTGTTTATTGATTTCAAAGACTTTTTGCGCAGGCCAAAGTTTAACCGGGTCACCACTGCAATTGTAGCTTTGACAACCGTTTTATTCGTGATTACAGCAGTGGGTTTTGTACAACAGCCAAGCAAGGCTGAGGCTAACAAAAAGACTGAATTACAAAAGACGATTGCGGCTAATTCAAAGGCGGCGGACAAGAAAAATGCTGCGGCATTGAAACGGCAAAAGGCTGCTCAAGCAGCAGCGGCTTCCAGTAAGAAGGTTGCGACTGAAAAGATGCAAACTAAGCAAGCGGAAGCTAAGCTCAATTCGAAGCAAAAGCAAGTGGCCAAAGACTACGATTTGAAGCCACAAGTTGTTTTGGCGATGGCGGATACTGATTTAACAGCGATTGGAGATTCGGTGTTGCTAGACTTTTCTTCTGATTTGCAAGATGTTATTCCAGGTGCGGTCGTCCAAGGTCGAGTGGGTCGGCAAGTGACAGAAGTGCCAGGAATTATTAATTCGTTGAAGTCACAAGGACAGTTGGCCCACAATGTCTTATTGAACATTGGGACTAACGGAACGATTACTAATGACCAAGCAGAACAAGTGGTTAAGTTAATTGGCAAGGATCGGCAAATCTTCTGGGTAACGGCCCACGTGCCAACTCAGAGCTGGCAAAATCAAGTTAATGCGCAAATTGCGAAGACGGCTAAGCAGCATGCTAACGTGCATGTCATTGATTGGCATGGTCGGGCGCAAAATCAGAGTGGTTGGTTTGCAGCTGATAATGTGCACCCTAATCCCACTGGTAATCGACAGTTAACGAATTTAATCGCGAACCGGATTGCTGAAGTTAATAATAATTAG
- a CDS encoding proline-specific peptidase family protein produces the protein MKQGTTIITLDNGYHLWTNTQGQGDIQLLCLHGGPGGNHEYWENFGDELSDLGVQVSMYDQLGSWYSDQPDYSDPAIAKKYLTYDYFLDEVEEVRQKLGLDNFYLIGQSWGGALTMMYALKYGQHLKGAVISSMVDNIEEYVVNVNKCREEALPADAVAYMKQKETEGNWNDPQYQKYVDVLNAGYVDRKQPTSIRHLISTTATPVYNAFQGDNEFVITGKLKEWDIRDQIHNIKVPTLLTFGEHETMPLASARRMARDIPNSRLVTTPNGGHHHMIDNAPVYFDHLKQFIRDVEAGTFNQK, from the coding sequence TTGAAACAAGGAACAACAATCATCACGCTGGATAATGGCTACCATTTATGGACTAATACCCAAGGTCAGGGCGACATTCAATTATTATGTCTCCACGGTGGGCCCGGTGGTAATCATGAATACTGGGAAAACTTTGGTGATGAACTATCAGATCTAGGCGTCCAAGTTTCAATGTACGATCAACTAGGATCGTGGTATTCGGACCAACCTGACTATTCGGACCCCGCAATTGCCAAAAAATATCTCACTTACGACTATTTCTTAGACGAAGTTGAGGAAGTCCGGCAAAAGCTAGGCCTTGATAACTTTTACTTGATTGGTCAGTCTTGGGGTGGCGCCCTTACAATGATGTACGCCCTGAAGTATGGTCAGCATCTAAAGGGTGCGGTCATTTCAAGCATGGTCGATAACATTGAAGAATACGTCGTGAACGTTAATAAATGCCGTGAAGAAGCCTTACCTGCAGATGCCGTTGCTTACATGAAGCAAAAAGAAACTGAAGGTAACTGGAATGACCCGCAATATCAAAAATATGTGGATGTACTGAACGCCGGTTATGTCGATCGTAAGCAACCAACTTCAATTCGCCATTTAATCAGTACAACGGCCACCCCTGTTTACAATGCCTTTCAGGGGGACAATGAATTTGTTATCACCGGTAAATTAAAGGAATGGGATATTCGCGACCAAATTCACAATATTAAAGTACCAACATTGTTAACTTTTGGTGAACACGAAACCATGCCGTTAGCTTCAGCCCGTCGCATGGCTCGTGATATTCCTAACTCACGCTTAGTAACGACGCCAAATGGTGGCCACCACCACATGATTGACAACGCTCCCGTCTACTTTGATCATTTAAAACAGTTCATTCGTGACGTGGAAGCTGGTACTTTTAATCAAAAATAG
- a CDS encoding thiamine pyrophosphate-binding protein, giving the protein MTKMIAGQALVKVLEAWGVDHLYGIPGGSINHTVEGLYLEKAHIDYIQVRHEEVGALAASADAKFTGKIGVSFGSAGPGATHLFNGLYDAKMDHVPVLALVGQVPQATMNTNYFQEMDETPMFSDVAVYNRTVTTAEQLPYVINQAIREAYRQKGPAVVIIPENLSAEEIDYQPVSTPNTVSDTFEQRVDPQAVTATLKMLKAAKHPLVYAGRGLLGAQADLIKFSEQFNIPVMNTVPATGVIPTNHPNAIGTFGRLGSKSGFEALQHADLILFLGSEFPFASFWPKGIKIIQVNNNSFDIGKMVPIDYAVISDAQAYLQAMIATGETLPATAWLTTNRQNKHNWDKWLEQLAADDHEGLAPEAVMKKVASMVGPRDTYGVDTGNVSEWAVRGLPMDQEQRFALSGLFATMGFGLPAGMAGALSVPDSQAWSFSGDGGFAMVAPDIITEARYGLPVINVIFSNQRFGFIYREQVDTKQHLYGVDLTDADWAKVADGLGGIGFTVQNNQEVEEVFDQIKALQAKGNKRPIVVNAVIKNDDPIGTAYMPLDPKLYGQEAVDAYAKANHIDIEKQPSLGALLRAQGDQL; this is encoded by the coding sequence ATGACAAAGATGATTGCAGGGCAAGCTTTGGTTAAAGTATTGGAAGCATGGGGTGTGGATCACCTCTATGGTATTCCTGGTGGCTCAATTAATCACACGGTTGAAGGCTTGTACCTTGAAAAAGCTCATATTGACTATATTCAAGTACGGCATGAAGAGGTGGGCGCATTAGCGGCTTCGGCAGATGCCAAGTTCACAGGTAAGATTGGGGTTTCATTTGGTTCTGCCGGCCCTGGCGCAACTCACTTATTCAACGGATTATATGATGCCAAGATGGATCATGTGCCGGTACTAGCGTTAGTCGGACAGGTCCCACAAGCAACGATGAACACGAATTACTTCCAGGAAATGGATGAAACACCGATGTTCAGTGATGTTGCGGTGTATAACCGAACTGTCACGACGGCCGAACAGTTACCTTATGTCATCAATCAGGCTATCCGTGAAGCTTATCGGCAAAAGGGCCCTGCAGTTGTGATCATTCCGGAAAACCTTTCAGCAGAAGAAATTGATTATCAACCAGTTTCAACACCCAATACAGTTTCGGATACTTTTGAGCAACGGGTTGACCCACAAGCAGTAACTGCGACATTGAAGATGTTAAAAGCGGCTAAGCACCCACTAGTCTATGCTGGTCGGGGACTCCTTGGTGCTCAAGCAGATTTAATCAAGTTTAGTGAACAGTTCAATATTCCAGTTATGAACACTGTTCCAGCCACTGGGGTTATACCCACCAATCATCCGAATGCCATTGGGACATTTGGCCGGCTGGGTTCCAAATCGGGATTCGAAGCTTTGCAACACGCTGATTTGATTTTGTTCCTTGGTTCTGAATTTCCATTTGCCAGCTTCTGGCCTAAAGGAATTAAGATTATTCAGGTTAATAACAACAGTTTTGATATTGGTAAGATGGTCCCCATCGACTACGCGGTCATTAGTGATGCCCAAGCTTATTTGCAGGCGATGATTGCAACTGGTGAAACATTGCCAGCAACAGCTTGGTTAACGACTAATCGCCAAAACAAGCATAATTGGGATAAGTGGCTTGAACAATTAGCTGCCGATGATCACGAGGGATTAGCACCAGAGGCGGTCATGAAGAAAGTGGCTAGCATGGTTGGTCCGCGTGATACCTATGGGGTTGATACCGGAAATGTCTCTGAGTGGGCAGTTCGGGGTCTACCAATGGATCAAGAACAGCGTTTTGCATTGTCAGGTCTCTTTGCAACTATGGGCTTCGGTCTGCCAGCTGGAATGGCGGGGGCCTTGAGTGTTCCGGATAGTCAGGCATGGAGTTTCTCTGGTGATGGTGGCTTTGCGATGGTTGCACCAGATATTATTACGGAAGCGCGTTATGGTTTACCGGTCATTAATGTGATCTTTAGTAATCAGCGGTTTGGCTTCATTTATCGTGAACAAGTTGATACGAAGCAGCACTTGTACGGTGTTGACTTAACGGATGCTGACTGGGCTAAGGTTGCTGACGGTCTTGGTGGCATCGGCTTCACGGTTCAAAATAATCAAGAGGTTGAAGAAGTGTTTGATCAAATCAAGGCACTGCAAGCCAAAGGGAATAAGCGGCCAATCGTGGTTAACGCGGTAATTAAGAATGATGACCCAATTGGCACGGCGTACATGCCGCTAGACCCTAAATTATATGGTCAAGAGGCTGTTGATGCTTATGCCAAGGCTAACCACATTGATATCGAAAAGCAACCTTCACTAGGTGCTTTATTGCGTGCCCAAGGTGATCAGTTGTAA
- a CDS encoding transposase: MTTISFYGMMMVLNKERDLMMLTPKTIHDDLHEHHTQVIQLFSKYPWLIPATTLLHIIPVAIGVHGFWQSRALSKQLKIEREKTKQLALQQVEKVQSAVASHHCQRPSLHHLFNKINSHH; encoded by the coding sequence ATGACAACGATTTCATTTTACGGTATGATGATGGTACTTAATAAGGAGCGTGATCTAATGATGCTAACACCTAAAACAATTCACGACGACCTCCACGAACACCATACGCAGGTCATTCAACTATTCAGTAAGTATCCGTGGTTAATTCCCGCAACCACCCTTTTACACATTATTCCAGTTGCCATCGGCGTTCACGGTTTTTGGCAATCGCGGGCCCTAAGCAAGCAACTTAAGATCGAACGTGAAAAGACCAAGCAACTAGCTTTGCAACAAGTCGAAAAGGTGCAGTCAGCAGTTGCTAGCCACCACTGTCAGCGACCAAGCTTACATCATCTATTCAATAAGATTAACAGCCATCATTAA